A window from Neodiprion fabricii isolate iyNeoFabr1 chromosome 2, iyNeoFabr1.1, whole genome shotgun sequence encodes these proteins:
- the LOC124175291 gene encoding caskin-2 isoform X4: protein MSRPSKAVAQVKKVAPPAVPDVFRHSGSSFGSAGYASSEDGCFLSGSGGGGDDGSYGMPAGKSPGPIFTHPGFAFPPVVGKYAHAEDQGIDMTQSPGRDSPGSSGSGSGSRHSTASLDSGRASGYHLGPRGPGALASSPRCSISSLGSHPDRPADLDVVHAWLTELQFEEYFTLFASAGYDLATITRMTPEDLTAIGIKKPNHRKRLKAEIDNLNVGDGLPEHVPGSLEEWLRLLRLEEYLGALQQQGMRSVEDVTTLTWEDLEDIGIVRLGHQKRLLLAIKRVKDIRAGKRIQPLDLARLPPHPGHTQDVVIQRGGPDLPSPDEDCSSPVLRSFQRGNEVNSTSTWRSMYAAMPQSLDYTVARTGPRGKSLESLEDAPLSYPPSPTHVQPTQTEWRPRSYEDGDLTPTNEAAIEAGGGTLPRPRHCLVRPRPIAKVTATPGQFKSLPRDFDNKYQLTYGLESSPHLPKRRPPSPPRRQSSREIGTAVGGGTGDVVIDCSGPVPTASCDEMIPPPPAPAPAQSAQSQQIRPHSSMSRSWGSVGVSVNEEHELIASLALQHRNGSDASFKSSSSTESDSLPFANENAGTIKQRAARAQDYTSPPMGGMMGHHHSGAGTGQETGDVLNDIGNMLANLTDELDAMLEEEKRQGLNP, encoded by the exons ATGAGCCGACCTTCGAAAGCAGTGGCCCAAGTTAAAAAGGTTGCTCCACCAGCCGTCCCGGACGTCTTCCGACACTCCGGTTCGTCTTTCGGTTCCGCGGGATATGCGAGCAGCGAAGATGGCTGCTTTTTGTCGGGGAGCGGGGGCGGCGGTGACGACGGATCCTACGGAATGCCGGCCGGAAAGAGTCCCGGTCCGATTTTCACCCATCCTGGATTCGCCTTTCCCCCCGTCGTCGGGAAGTACGCCCATGCCGAGGATCAGG GTATCGACATGACTCAAAGTCCGGGCAGAGACAGTCCCGGCAGTTCTGGGTCAGGCTCTGGTTCGAGGCACTCGACCGCTTCCCTCGATTCCGGAAGAGCTTCCGGCTATCATCTGGGTCCCAGAGGACCAGGGGCCCTGGCCTCATCGCCACGGTGCTCGATCAGTTCCCTGGGAAGTCATCCGGATCGGCCAGCAGATCTCGACGTGGTACACGCCTGGCTTACCGAACTCCAGTTCGAGGAGTACTTTACTTTATTCGCTTCGGCGGGATACGATCTTGCTACCATAACCCGAATGACCCCGGAGGATCTCACAGCTATag GTATTAAGAAACCGAATCATCGAAAGCGACTTAAAGCAGAAATCGATAATTTAAACGTCGGTGATGGTTTGCCGGAGCATGTGCCTGGCTCGCTTGAAGAATGGTTGAGACTTTTAAGACTAGAAGAGTATTTGGGTGCGCTGCAGCAGCAAGGCATGCGGTCAGTCGAAGATGTAACGACTCTGACTTGGGAGGACCTTGAAGATATTGGTATTGTCAGGCTTGGTCATCAAAAGCGACTTCTCCTCGCTATTAAACGGGTGAAAGACATACGTGCTGGTAAACGCATACAGCCTCTCGATCTCGCTCGTCTTCCACCGCACCCTGGTCACACACAG GATGTTGTTATCCAACGTGGTGGACCAGATTTGCCGTCCCCTGATGAAGACTGCTCGTCGCCGGTACTTAGGTCGTTTCAAAGAGGAAATGAGGTGAATTCGACCTCGACGTGGCGAAGCATGTACGCTGCTATGCCTCAGAGCTTAGATTACACAGTAGCAAGGACAGGGCCTCGTGGCAAATCCCTCGAGAGCCTCGAAGATGCTCCTCTTAGTTATCCACCTTCGCCTACCCATGTTCAACCGACTCAAACTGAGTGGCGACCTCGAAGCTATGAGGACGGTGACTTGACGCCGACTAATGAAGCAGCGATAGAAGCTGGTGGCGGCACTCTACCCAGACCAAGACACTGTCTGGTACGTCCACGACCCATCGCTAAG gTCACCGCCACTCCTGGACAGTTTAAATCGTTGCCGCGCGATTTTGATAACAAATATCAACTTACTTACGGGCTTGAGAGCAGCCCCCATTTACCAAAACGTCGGCCACCGTCGCCGCCGCGACGCCAGAGTTCTCGTGAAATTGGGACAGCAGTTGGTGGAGGAACGGGAGATGTTGTAATAGATTGTAGCGGTCCTGTTCCGACAGCTTCCTGCGATGAAATGATTCCACCACCGCCGGCTCCAGCGCCTGCACAATCCGCCCAGTCACAACAAATCCGACCACACTCCTCCATGTCAAGATCCTGGGGCAGCGTAGGTGTTAGTGTCAATGAAGAACACGAGCTAATTGCCTCTCTCGCCCTGCAACATCGCAACGGATCTGACGCTAGTTTTAAG TCAAGTTCGAGCACTGAATCAGACTCCTTACCGTTTGCGAACGAAAATGCAGGGACAATAAAACAGAGAGCGGCGAGAGCACAGGATTACACAAGTCCTCCGATGGGTGGCATGATGGGACATCATCATTCTGGTGCGGGAACTGGTCAAGAGACCGGGGATGTCTTGAACGACATCGGGAACATGCTTGCCAATCTTACAGACGAGCTAGACGCCATGCTTGAAGAGGAGAAACGTCAGGGCCTCAATCCCTAA
- the LOC124175291 gene encoding caskin-2 isoform X3: MRRISVGGMSRPSKAVAQVKKVAPPAVPDVFRHSGSSFGSAGYASSEDGCFLSGSGGGGDDGSYGMPAGKSPGPIFTHPGFAFPPVVGKYAHAEDQGIDMTQSPGRDSPGSSGSGSGSRHSTASLDSGRASGYHLGPRGPGALASSPRCSISSLGSHPDRPADLDVVHAWLTELQFEEYFTLFASAGYDLATITRMTPEDLTAIGIKKPNHRKRLKAEIDNLNVGDGLPEHVPGSLEEWLRLLRLEEYLGALQQQGMRSVEDVTTLTWEDLEDIGIVRLGHQKRLLLAIKRVKDIRAGKRIQPLDLARLPPHPGHTQDVVIQRGGPDLPSPDEDCSSPVLRSFQRGNEVNSTSTWRSMYAAMPQSLDYTVARTGPRGKSLESLEDAPLSYPPSPTHVQPTQTEWRPRSYEDGDLTPTNEAAIEAGGGTLPRPRHCLVRPRPIAKVTATPGQFKSLPRDFDNKYQLTYGLESSPHLPKRRPPSPPRRQSSREIGTAVGGGTGDVVIDCSGPVPTASCDEMIPPPPAPAPAQSAQSQQIRPHSSMSRSWGSVGVSVNEEHELIASLALQHRNGSDASFKSSSSTESDSLPFANENAGTIKQRAARAQDYTSPPMGGMMGHHHSGAGTGQETGDVLNDIGNMLANLTDELDAMLEEEKRQGLNP, from the exons TGGGCGGCATGAGCCGACCTTCGAAAGCAGTGGCCCAAGTTAAAAAGGTTGCTCCACCAGCCGTCCCGGACGTCTTCCGACACTCCGGTTCGTCTTTCGGTTCCGCGGGATATGCGAGCAGCGAAGATGGCTGCTTTTTGTCGGGGAGCGGGGGCGGCGGTGACGACGGATCCTACGGAATGCCGGCCGGAAAGAGTCCCGGTCCGATTTTCACCCATCCTGGATTCGCCTTTCCCCCCGTCGTCGGGAAGTACGCCCATGCCGAGGATCAGG GTATCGACATGACTCAAAGTCCGGGCAGAGACAGTCCCGGCAGTTCTGGGTCAGGCTCTGGTTCGAGGCACTCGACCGCTTCCCTCGATTCCGGAAGAGCTTCCGGCTATCATCTGGGTCCCAGAGGACCAGGGGCCCTGGCCTCATCGCCACGGTGCTCGATCAGTTCCCTGGGAAGTCATCCGGATCGGCCAGCAGATCTCGACGTGGTACACGCCTGGCTTACCGAACTCCAGTTCGAGGAGTACTTTACTTTATTCGCTTCGGCGGGATACGATCTTGCTACCATAACCCGAATGACCCCGGAGGATCTCACAGCTATag GTATTAAGAAACCGAATCATCGAAAGCGACTTAAAGCAGAAATCGATAATTTAAACGTCGGTGATGGTTTGCCGGAGCATGTGCCTGGCTCGCTTGAAGAATGGTTGAGACTTTTAAGACTAGAAGAGTATTTGGGTGCGCTGCAGCAGCAAGGCATGCGGTCAGTCGAAGATGTAACGACTCTGACTTGGGAGGACCTTGAAGATATTGGTATTGTCAGGCTTGGTCATCAAAAGCGACTTCTCCTCGCTATTAAACGGGTGAAAGACATACGTGCTGGTAAACGCATACAGCCTCTCGATCTCGCTCGTCTTCCACCGCACCCTGGTCACACACAG GATGTTGTTATCCAACGTGGTGGACCAGATTTGCCGTCCCCTGATGAAGACTGCTCGTCGCCGGTACTTAGGTCGTTTCAAAGAGGAAATGAGGTGAATTCGACCTCGACGTGGCGAAGCATGTACGCTGCTATGCCTCAGAGCTTAGATTACACAGTAGCAAGGACAGGGCCTCGTGGCAAATCCCTCGAGAGCCTCGAAGATGCTCCTCTTAGTTATCCACCTTCGCCTACCCATGTTCAACCGACTCAAACTGAGTGGCGACCTCGAAGCTATGAGGACGGTGACTTGACGCCGACTAATGAAGCAGCGATAGAAGCTGGTGGCGGCACTCTACCCAGACCAAGACACTGTCTGGTACGTCCACGACCCATCGCTAAG gTCACCGCCACTCCTGGACAGTTTAAATCGTTGCCGCGCGATTTTGATAACAAATATCAACTTACTTACGGGCTTGAGAGCAGCCCCCATTTACCAAAACGTCGGCCACCGTCGCCGCCGCGACGCCAGAGTTCTCGTGAAATTGGGACAGCAGTTGGTGGAGGAACGGGAGATGTTGTAATAGATTGTAGCGGTCCTGTTCCGACAGCTTCCTGCGATGAAATGATTCCACCACCGCCGGCTCCAGCGCCTGCACAATCCGCCCAGTCACAACAAATCCGACCACACTCCTCCATGTCAAGATCCTGGGGCAGCGTAGGTGTTAGTGTCAATGAAGAACACGAGCTAATTGCCTCTCTCGCCCTGCAACATCGCAACGGATCTGACGCTAGTTTTAAG TCAAGTTCGAGCACTGAATCAGACTCCTTACCGTTTGCGAACGAAAATGCAGGGACAATAAAACAGAGAGCGGCGAGAGCACAGGATTACACAAGTCCTCCGATGGGTGGCATGATGGGACATCATCATTCTGGTGCGGGAACTGGTCAAGAGACCGGGGATGTCTTGAACGACATCGGGAACATGCTTGCCAATCTTACAGACGAGCTAGACGCCATGCTTGAAGAGGAGAAACGTCAGGGCCTCAATCCCTAA
- the LOC124175291 gene encoding caskin-2 isoform X2 — protein sequence MTLAVSAERSSTLRDGLINSVGGMSRPSKAVAQVKKVAPPAVPDVFRHSGSSFGSAGYASSEDGCFLSGSGGGGDDGSYGMPAGKSPGPIFTHPGFAFPPVVGKYAHAEDQGIDMTQSPGRDSPGSSGSGSGSRHSTASLDSGRASGYHLGPRGPGALASSPRCSISSLGSHPDRPADLDVVHAWLTELQFEEYFTLFASAGYDLATITRMTPEDLTAIGIKKPNHRKRLKAEIDNLNVGDGLPEHVPGSLEEWLRLLRLEEYLGALQQQGMRSVEDVTTLTWEDLEDIGIVRLGHQKRLLLAIKRVKDIRAGKRIQPLDLARLPPHPGHTQDVVIQRGGPDLPSPDEDCSSPVLRSFQRGNEVNSTSTWRSMYAAMPQSLDYTVARTGPRGKSLESLEDAPLSYPPSPTHVQPTQTEWRPRSYEDGDLTPTNEAAIEAGGGTLPRPRHCLVRPRPIAKVTATPGQFKSLPRDFDNKYQLTYGLESSPHLPKRRPPSPPRRQSSREIGTAVGGGTGDVVIDCSGPVPTASCDEMIPPPPAPAPAQSAQSQQIRPHSSMSRSWGSVGVSVNEEHELIASLALQHRNGSDASFKSSSSTESDSLPFANENAGTIKQRAARAQDYTSPPMGGMMGHHHSGAGTGQETGDVLNDIGNMLANLTDELDAMLEEEKRQGLNP from the exons TGGGCGGCATGAGCCGACCTTCGAAAGCAGTGGCCCAAGTTAAAAAGGTTGCTCCACCAGCCGTCCCGGACGTCTTCCGACACTCCGGTTCGTCTTTCGGTTCCGCGGGATATGCGAGCAGCGAAGATGGCTGCTTTTTGTCGGGGAGCGGGGGCGGCGGTGACGACGGATCCTACGGAATGCCGGCCGGAAAGAGTCCCGGTCCGATTTTCACCCATCCTGGATTCGCCTTTCCCCCCGTCGTCGGGAAGTACGCCCATGCCGAGGATCAGG GTATCGACATGACTCAAAGTCCGGGCAGAGACAGTCCCGGCAGTTCTGGGTCAGGCTCTGGTTCGAGGCACTCGACCGCTTCCCTCGATTCCGGAAGAGCTTCCGGCTATCATCTGGGTCCCAGAGGACCAGGGGCCCTGGCCTCATCGCCACGGTGCTCGATCAGTTCCCTGGGAAGTCATCCGGATCGGCCAGCAGATCTCGACGTGGTACACGCCTGGCTTACCGAACTCCAGTTCGAGGAGTACTTTACTTTATTCGCTTCGGCGGGATACGATCTTGCTACCATAACCCGAATGACCCCGGAGGATCTCACAGCTATag GTATTAAGAAACCGAATCATCGAAAGCGACTTAAAGCAGAAATCGATAATTTAAACGTCGGTGATGGTTTGCCGGAGCATGTGCCTGGCTCGCTTGAAGAATGGTTGAGACTTTTAAGACTAGAAGAGTATTTGGGTGCGCTGCAGCAGCAAGGCATGCGGTCAGTCGAAGATGTAACGACTCTGACTTGGGAGGACCTTGAAGATATTGGTATTGTCAGGCTTGGTCATCAAAAGCGACTTCTCCTCGCTATTAAACGGGTGAAAGACATACGTGCTGGTAAACGCATACAGCCTCTCGATCTCGCTCGTCTTCCACCGCACCCTGGTCACACACAG GATGTTGTTATCCAACGTGGTGGACCAGATTTGCCGTCCCCTGATGAAGACTGCTCGTCGCCGGTACTTAGGTCGTTTCAAAGAGGAAATGAGGTGAATTCGACCTCGACGTGGCGAAGCATGTACGCTGCTATGCCTCAGAGCTTAGATTACACAGTAGCAAGGACAGGGCCTCGTGGCAAATCCCTCGAGAGCCTCGAAGATGCTCCTCTTAGTTATCCACCTTCGCCTACCCATGTTCAACCGACTCAAACTGAGTGGCGACCTCGAAGCTATGAGGACGGTGACTTGACGCCGACTAATGAAGCAGCGATAGAAGCTGGTGGCGGCACTCTACCCAGACCAAGACACTGTCTGGTACGTCCACGACCCATCGCTAAG gTCACCGCCACTCCTGGACAGTTTAAATCGTTGCCGCGCGATTTTGATAACAAATATCAACTTACTTACGGGCTTGAGAGCAGCCCCCATTTACCAAAACGTCGGCCACCGTCGCCGCCGCGACGCCAGAGTTCTCGTGAAATTGGGACAGCAGTTGGTGGAGGAACGGGAGATGTTGTAATAGATTGTAGCGGTCCTGTTCCGACAGCTTCCTGCGATGAAATGATTCCACCACCGCCGGCTCCAGCGCCTGCACAATCCGCCCAGTCACAACAAATCCGACCACACTCCTCCATGTCAAGATCCTGGGGCAGCGTAGGTGTTAGTGTCAATGAAGAACACGAGCTAATTGCCTCTCTCGCCCTGCAACATCGCAACGGATCTGACGCTAGTTTTAAG TCAAGTTCGAGCACTGAATCAGACTCCTTACCGTTTGCGAACGAAAATGCAGGGACAATAAAACAGAGAGCGGCGAGAGCACAGGATTACACAAGTCCTCCGATGGGTGGCATGATGGGACATCATCATTCTGGTGCGGGAACTGGTCAAGAGACCGGGGATGTCTTGAACGACATCGGGAACATGCTTGCCAATCTTACAGACGAGCTAGACGCCATGCTTGAAGAGGAGAAACGTCAGGGCCTCAATCCCTAA
- the LOC124175291 gene encoding caskin-2 isoform X1, whose product MAITAVSGCLGPPPLPPGKRFLQRSSRKLSSTYQSFRDPGIEVWNQPVSHSQEIGTVVNYPAVFDVGNNKYCHRKIRRGCGGCGVSAAVSNLVRSKSEGNLLIAPKKTDDLFNNYSVVSGPLDKCIRAIYGSWRNLMQLGGMSRPSKAVAQVKKVAPPAVPDVFRHSGSSFGSAGYASSEDGCFLSGSGGGGDDGSYGMPAGKSPGPIFTHPGFAFPPVVGKYAHAEDQGIDMTQSPGRDSPGSSGSGSGSRHSTASLDSGRASGYHLGPRGPGALASSPRCSISSLGSHPDRPADLDVVHAWLTELQFEEYFTLFASAGYDLATITRMTPEDLTAIGIKKPNHRKRLKAEIDNLNVGDGLPEHVPGSLEEWLRLLRLEEYLGALQQQGMRSVEDVTTLTWEDLEDIGIVRLGHQKRLLLAIKRVKDIRAGKRIQPLDLARLPPHPGHTQDVVIQRGGPDLPSPDEDCSSPVLRSFQRGNEVNSTSTWRSMYAAMPQSLDYTVARTGPRGKSLESLEDAPLSYPPSPTHVQPTQTEWRPRSYEDGDLTPTNEAAIEAGGGTLPRPRHCLVRPRPIAKVTATPGQFKSLPRDFDNKYQLTYGLESSPHLPKRRPPSPPRRQSSREIGTAVGGGTGDVVIDCSGPVPTASCDEMIPPPPAPAPAQSAQSQQIRPHSSMSRSWGSVGVSVNEEHELIASLALQHRNGSDASFKSSSSTESDSLPFANENAGTIKQRAARAQDYTSPPMGGMMGHHHSGAGTGQETGDVLNDIGNMLANLTDELDAMLEEEKRQGLNP is encoded by the exons ATGGCTATCACGGCAGTCTCCGGCTGTTTGGGACCGCCGCCTTTACCGCCTGGAAAACGGTTCCTTCAACGATCGAGCAGAAAGCTTTCGTCCACTTATCAGAGCTTCCGGGATCCCGGGATCGAGGTCTGGAATCAACCCGTTAGTCATAGTCAGGAAATTGGGACCGTGGTTAATTACCCCGCTGTGTTTGATGttggaaacaataaatattgtcATCGTAAAATTCGTCGAGGATGCGGTGGCTGCGGTGTTTCGGCCGCTGTTTCGAATCTCGTCAGAAGCAAGTCCGAGGGAAATTTATTAATCGCACCAAAGAAAACCGATGATTTGTTCAACAATTACAGCGTCGTAAGCGGTCCTTTGGATAAATGCATAAGGGCCATTTACGGCAGCTGGCGTAATCTTATGCAAC TGGGCGGCATGAGCCGACCTTCGAAAGCAGTGGCCCAAGTTAAAAAGGTTGCTCCACCAGCCGTCCCGGACGTCTTCCGACACTCCGGTTCGTCTTTCGGTTCCGCGGGATATGCGAGCAGCGAAGATGGCTGCTTTTTGTCGGGGAGCGGGGGCGGCGGTGACGACGGATCCTACGGAATGCCGGCCGGAAAGAGTCCCGGTCCGATTTTCACCCATCCTGGATTCGCCTTTCCCCCCGTCGTCGGGAAGTACGCCCATGCCGAGGATCAGG GTATCGACATGACTCAAAGTCCGGGCAGAGACAGTCCCGGCAGTTCTGGGTCAGGCTCTGGTTCGAGGCACTCGACCGCTTCCCTCGATTCCGGAAGAGCTTCCGGCTATCATCTGGGTCCCAGAGGACCAGGGGCCCTGGCCTCATCGCCACGGTGCTCGATCAGTTCCCTGGGAAGTCATCCGGATCGGCCAGCAGATCTCGACGTGGTACACGCCTGGCTTACCGAACTCCAGTTCGAGGAGTACTTTACTTTATTCGCTTCGGCGGGATACGATCTTGCTACCATAACCCGAATGACCCCGGAGGATCTCACAGCTATag GTATTAAGAAACCGAATCATCGAAAGCGACTTAAAGCAGAAATCGATAATTTAAACGTCGGTGATGGTTTGCCGGAGCATGTGCCTGGCTCGCTTGAAGAATGGTTGAGACTTTTAAGACTAGAAGAGTATTTGGGTGCGCTGCAGCAGCAAGGCATGCGGTCAGTCGAAGATGTAACGACTCTGACTTGGGAGGACCTTGAAGATATTGGTATTGTCAGGCTTGGTCATCAAAAGCGACTTCTCCTCGCTATTAAACGGGTGAAAGACATACGTGCTGGTAAACGCATACAGCCTCTCGATCTCGCTCGTCTTCCACCGCACCCTGGTCACACACAG GATGTTGTTATCCAACGTGGTGGACCAGATTTGCCGTCCCCTGATGAAGACTGCTCGTCGCCGGTACTTAGGTCGTTTCAAAGAGGAAATGAGGTGAATTCGACCTCGACGTGGCGAAGCATGTACGCTGCTATGCCTCAGAGCTTAGATTACACAGTAGCAAGGACAGGGCCTCGTGGCAAATCCCTCGAGAGCCTCGAAGATGCTCCTCTTAGTTATCCACCTTCGCCTACCCATGTTCAACCGACTCAAACTGAGTGGCGACCTCGAAGCTATGAGGACGGTGACTTGACGCCGACTAATGAAGCAGCGATAGAAGCTGGTGGCGGCACTCTACCCAGACCAAGACACTGTCTGGTACGTCCACGACCCATCGCTAAG gTCACCGCCACTCCTGGACAGTTTAAATCGTTGCCGCGCGATTTTGATAACAAATATCAACTTACTTACGGGCTTGAGAGCAGCCCCCATTTACCAAAACGTCGGCCACCGTCGCCGCCGCGACGCCAGAGTTCTCGTGAAATTGGGACAGCAGTTGGTGGAGGAACGGGAGATGTTGTAATAGATTGTAGCGGTCCTGTTCCGACAGCTTCCTGCGATGAAATGATTCCACCACCGCCGGCTCCAGCGCCTGCACAATCCGCCCAGTCACAACAAATCCGACCACACTCCTCCATGTCAAGATCCTGGGGCAGCGTAGGTGTTAGTGTCAATGAAGAACACGAGCTAATTGCCTCTCTCGCCCTGCAACATCGCAACGGATCTGACGCTAGTTTTAAG TCAAGTTCGAGCACTGAATCAGACTCCTTACCGTTTGCGAACGAAAATGCAGGGACAATAAAACAGAGAGCGGCGAGAGCACAGGATTACACAAGTCCTCCGATGGGTGGCATGATGGGACATCATCATTCTGGTGCGGGAACTGGTCAAGAGACCGGGGATGTCTTGAACGACATCGGGAACATGCTTGCCAATCTTACAGACGAGCTAGACGCCATGCTTGAAGAGGAGAAACGTCAGGGCCTCAATCCCTAA